The following coding sequences are from one Aggregicoccus sp. 17bor-14 window:
- a CDS encoding FHA domain-containing protein, giving the protein MKSFLVSQLARTYPGAGGAAGPEAFVRAHPHAWVLWEPGAWRPPGKSTTTVVALPQVAADARAGEALALALEGRPDAPGRVRLGRAPECELVINDGTLSSVHLLFLREPGGAPGGGWTVRDGGSRNGSWLDGVRLAPGQPQALASGARLQAAQVSLTFYTPEGLLERLRGVAAPRP; this is encoded by the coding sequence ATGAAGAGCTTTCTCGTCTCGCAGCTGGCGCGCACGTACCCGGGAGCCGGGGGAGCCGCCGGCCCGGAGGCCTTCGTGCGCGCGCACCCGCATGCGTGGGTGCTCTGGGAGCCGGGCGCATGGCGGCCGCCGGGCAAGAGCACCACCACGGTGGTGGCGCTGCCCCAGGTGGCGGCGGACGCGCGCGCCGGTGAGGCGCTGGCGCTCGCGCTGGAGGGGCGCCCCGACGCGCCGGGCCGGGTGCGGCTGGGGCGCGCGCCGGAGTGCGAGCTCGTGATCAACGACGGCACCCTCTCCTCGGTCCACCTGCTCTTCCTGCGCGAGCCGGGAGGGGCGCCGGGCGGCGGGTGGACGGTGCGCGACGGGGGCAGCCGCAACGGCAGCTGGCTGGACGGGGTGCGGCTCGCCCCGGGGCAGCCGCAGGCGCTCGCGTCAGGGGCCCGGCTGCAGGCGGCGCAGGTGAGCCTGACCTTCTACACCCCCGAGGGGCTCCTGGAGCGGCTGCGGGGGGTGGCGGCGCCGCGACCCTGA
- the rplU gene encoding 50S ribosomal protein L21: MYAVIRTGGKQYRVAEGDVFRIEKVAGDVGANVTFDDILLLGGSDSPKIGKPTVAGAKVVGTILRQDKARRVLHFRKEKEGWTRRRGHRQPFTEVKVTSISG; the protein is encoded by the coding sequence ATGTACGCTGTGATTCGCACGGGCGGGAAGCAGTACCGCGTTGCCGAGGGCGACGTCTTCCGGATCGAGAAGGTCGCCGGGGACGTGGGCGCCAACGTGACGTTCGATGACATCCTTCTTCTGGGCGGCAGCGACAGCCCGAAGATCGGCAAGCCGACCGTGGCGGGCGCCAAGGTGGTGGGGACGATCCTCCGCCAGGACAAGGCCCGTCGCGTCCTCCACTTCCGCAAGGAGAAGGAGGGCTGGACCCGCCGCCGCGGCCACCGTCAGCCGTTCACCGAGGTGAAGGTCACCTCCATCTCCGGCTAA
- the rpmA gene encoding 50S ribosomal protein L27, whose amino-acid sequence MAHKKGQGSSRNGRDSNAQRRGVKVYAGETVSAGSILVRQLGTVIHPGTNVKLGRDYTLFSTVDGVVKYERQGKDRKKVSVYPAEAVAQA is encoded by the coding sequence ATGGCTCATAAAAAGGGACAGGGTTCTTCTCGCAACGGCCGCGACTCGAATGCGCAGCGGCGCGGGGTCAAGGTCTACGCCGGTGAGACGGTCAGCGCGGGCAGCATCCTCGTGCGCCAGCTCGGCACGGTGATCCACCCGGGCACCAACGTGAAGCTGGGGCGTGACTACACGCTCTTCTCCACGGTGGACGGCGTGGTGAAGTACGAGCGCCAGGGCAAGGACCGCAAGAAGGTCTCCGTGTACCCCGCCGAGGCCGTCGCCCAGGCGTAG
- the obgE gene encoding GTPase ObgE, protein MKFVDEVRIFVKAGDGGNGAVAFRREKYIERGGPSGGDGGDGGSVVFEASSQLTTLLDYRYQQHHRAKGGEHGMGSDCNGRASEDLVLKVPVGTLIKDADTDELLADLSEDGERYVAAKGGRGGLGNMNFASSTRQTPRFAQDGTPGEERTLRLELKLLADVGLLGFPNAGKSTFISRVSKARPKVADYPFTTLVPNLGVVAYKDHLSFVMADIPGIIEGASEGVGLGHQFLRHVERCKVLVHLLDMGAEGEGREPLKDFDILNRELEKYSPELAHKPQVVAANKLDLTHAREERLEPLQKALRARGLQVFPVSTATGEGMGPLMDAVAEVLFTGRTDKLHVERPAPARKAAAKAPAAAKAPAAKAAPAKPAAAAKAPAAARSHAEGRQASTRPAAKTAGPRASARKPLRNTAAGLKASKTNRVGRTKAAAVAKKATRAGQALPKRGLKAAKVAAVKQAAAKKAPARKVSAHKPPAFKVASKAAAKKGRGTASRRGR, encoded by the coding sequence ATGAAATTCGTCGACGAGGTCCGGATCTTCGTGAAGGCCGGCGACGGCGGTAACGGCGCGGTGGCGTTCCGCCGCGAGAAGTACATCGAGCGCGGCGGCCCCTCGGGCGGCGACGGCGGCGACGGCGGCTCGGTGGTGTTCGAGGCCAGCAGCCAGCTCACCACGCTGCTCGACTACCGCTACCAGCAGCACCACCGCGCCAAGGGCGGCGAGCACGGCATGGGCAGCGACTGCAACGGCCGCGCGTCCGAGGACCTGGTGCTCAAGGTGCCGGTGGGCACGCTGATCAAGGACGCGGACACGGACGAGCTGCTCGCGGACCTGAGCGAGGACGGCGAGCGCTACGTGGCGGCGAAGGGCGGCCGCGGCGGCCTGGGCAACATGAACTTCGCCTCCTCCACGCGCCAGACGCCGCGCTTCGCGCAGGACGGCACGCCGGGCGAGGAGCGCACGCTGCGCCTCGAGCTGAAGCTGCTCGCGGACGTGGGGCTCTTGGGCTTCCCCAACGCGGGGAAGAGCACCTTCATCAGCCGCGTGAGCAAGGCGCGCCCCAAGGTGGCGGACTACCCCTTCACCACCCTGGTGCCCAACCTCGGCGTCGTGGCCTACAAGGACCACCTGTCCTTCGTCATGGCGGACATCCCCGGCATCATCGAGGGCGCGAGCGAGGGCGTTGGCCTGGGCCACCAGTTCCTGCGCCACGTGGAGCGCTGCAAGGTGCTGGTGCACCTGCTGGACATGGGCGCCGAGGGCGAGGGGCGCGAGCCGCTCAAGGACTTCGACATCCTCAACCGGGAGCTGGAGAAGTACAGCCCCGAGCTCGCCCACAAGCCGCAGGTGGTGGCGGCGAACAAGCTGGACCTCACGCACGCGCGCGAGGAGCGGCTCGAGCCGCTGCAGAAGGCCCTGCGCGCGCGCGGCCTGCAGGTGTTCCCCGTCTCCACCGCCACCGGCGAGGGGATGGGCCCGCTGATGGACGCGGTGGCCGAGGTGCTCTTCACCGGCCGCACCGACAAGCTGCACGTGGAGCGCCCGGCGCCCGCGCGCAAGGCCGCGGCGAAGGCGCCGGCGGCCGCGAAGGCTCCGGCAGCAAAGGCCGCTCCGGCGAAGCCGGCCGCTGCGGCGAAGGCGCCCGCGGCGGCGCGCTCGCACGCGGAGGGGCGCCAGGCCTCCACGCGCCCCGCGGCGAAGACGGCGGGCCCCCGCGCGAGCGCGCGCAAGCCGCTGCGCAACACGGCGGCGGGCCTCAAGGCCTCGAAGACGAACCGGGTGGGGCGCACGAAGGCGGCGGCCGTGGCGAAGAAGGCCACGCGCGCAGGCCAGGCGCTGCCCAAGCGCGGCCTCAAGGCGGCGAAGGTGGCCGCGGTGAAGCAGGCGGCGGCGAAGAAGGCTCCGGCGCGCAAGGTGTCCGCGCACAAGCCTCCGGCGTTCAAGGTGGCCTCGAAGGCGGCGGCCAAGAAGGGCCGGGGCACGGCCTCGCGGAGGGGGCGCTAG
- a CDS encoding RNA methyltransferase — protein sequence MGGGGARYERYAREAPDAESLVLDVRKEKIDRVVSLRTRTFTVVLDRLEDSFNMAAVMRTCEGLGVQEVHVVENPDAPFVPNSKVAQGCDKWLDVKLYKDFASCRTHLKERGFTLLASAIREDSKSVYSLRFDQKLAVVFGNERFGVSEEVLAGVDGTFWIPMRGFTQSFNISAAASATISRAVAWREEHLGGMGDLSPEEAHTLRERFYVLSVKQRKRIFRDAPR from the coding sequence ATGGGCGGGGGAGGGGCTCGCTACGAGCGCTATGCGCGCGAGGCACCGGACGCGGAGTCCCTGGTGCTCGACGTGCGCAAGGAGAAGATCGACCGCGTGGTGTCCCTGCGCACGCGCACCTTCACCGTGGTGCTCGACCGGCTCGAGGACAGCTTCAACATGGCCGCGGTGATGCGCACCTGCGAGGGGCTCGGCGTGCAGGAGGTGCACGTCGTGGAGAACCCCGACGCGCCCTTCGTGCCCAACTCGAAGGTGGCCCAGGGCTGCGACAAGTGGCTGGACGTGAAGCTCTACAAGGACTTCGCGAGCTGCCGCACGCACCTCAAGGAGCGCGGCTTCACGCTGCTCGCCTCCGCCATCCGCGAGGACTCGAAGAGCGTGTACTCGCTGCGCTTCGACCAGAAGCTCGCGGTCGTCTTCGGCAACGAGCGCTTCGGGGTGAGCGAGGAGGTGCTCGCGGGCGTGGACGGCACCTTCTGGATCCCCATGCGGGGCTTCACCCAGAGCTTCAACATCTCCGCGGCCGCCAGCGCGACGATCAGCCGGGCGGTCGCCTGGCGGGAAGAGCACCTGGGGGGCATGGGCGACCTGTCCCCCGAAGAGGCGCACACCCTGCGCGAGCGCTTCTACGTGCTGAGCGTGAAGCAGCGAAAGCGCATCTTCCGGGACGCGCCGCGCTAG
- a CDS encoding outer membrane lipoprotein carrier protein LolA, which translates to MIFDHAALVALAVAVAQAAAPAAKPDAGTPAAAVQKAPASKTPAAKAPAAKAPEAEAPAASAAPAAAPAAAKKTDPAVTALVDRMQAFYEKTQDFRAGFHQEYTYKTFKRKQVSSGTVTFMKPGRMRWEYTSPAPKTFVLANEKAYAYDPAAQSLTVAKLDTNQLSASVTFLFGKGKLADEFAISRADCSTCKGTLLVLDPLKAETRFRQVRLEVDPTSAQVLKSTVVDPDGSENVISFLDLKTNVGVKPEFFAINPPADTHIEDFTKAKK; encoded by the coding sequence ATGATTTTCGACCATGCTGCCCTCGTAGCCCTCGCTGTCGCCGTGGCCCAGGCCGCCGCGCCTGCAGCCAAGCCCGACGCGGGCACCCCCGCCGCGGCCGTGCAGAAGGCCCCCGCGAGCAAGACTCCCGCCGCCAAGGCCCCGGCCGCGAAGGCTCCTGAGGCCGAGGCCCCCGCGGCGTCCGCCGCCCCGGCTGCCGCCCCCGCCGCCGCGAAGAAGACGGACCCTGCGGTGACGGCGCTCGTGGACCGGATGCAGGCCTTCTACGAGAAGACCCAGGACTTCCGCGCCGGCTTCCACCAGGAGTACACGTACAAGACCTTCAAGCGGAAGCAGGTCTCCAGCGGCACGGTGACCTTCATGAAGCCGGGCCGCATGCGCTGGGAGTACACGAGCCCCGCGCCCAAGACCTTCGTGCTCGCGAACGAGAAGGCCTACGCCTATGACCCCGCGGCGCAGAGCCTCACCGTGGCGAAGCTGGACACGAACCAGCTCTCCGCCTCCGTCACCTTCCTCTTCGGCAAGGGCAAGCTCGCGGACGAGTTCGCCATCAGCCGCGCCGACTGCAGCACGTGCAAGGGCACGCTGCTGGTGCTCGACCCGCTCAAGGCCGAGACGCGCTTCCGCCAGGTGCGGCTCGAGGTGGACCCCACGAGCGCCCAGGTGCTCAAGAGCACCGTGGTGGACCCGGACGGCAGCGAGAACGTGATCTCCTTCCTCGACCTGAAGACGAACGTCGGCGTGAAGCCCGAGTTCTTCGCCATCAACCCGCCCGCGGACACGCACATCGAGGACTTCACCAAGGCGAAGAAGTAG
- the rimO gene encoding 30S ribosomal protein S12 methylthiotransferase RimO, with protein MATPEPKSLYMMTLGCPKNRVDSEVMLGTLKHRGYQLVQDPAAAEVIVVNTCAFIGPAKQESVDSILEMAEFKKSGHCSTLVVTGCLSQRYSTELAKDMPEVDHFLGTSAYAQIGDLLAAEATPRQVIPDPDYIHDAHTPRENSMPSYTAYLKVSEGCDNACAFCIIPTLRGGQRSRTVADIVAEAQRLAASGVQELNLVAQDLTAYGHDLPGKPKLHELLKELVKVDVKWIRLHYAYPRVFPDELIEVMASEPKIAKYLDMPLQHASDKLLMAMKRGRNSQFLTDLLAKLRARVPGLVMRTSMIVGLPGETEEDFELLKEFVRTQRFERLGVFQYSDEEGTAAAEMADKVPQKTIERRWREVMAIQKRINREQNKKLVGKQIEVLVEGPSPESEHLLVGRHEGQAPEIDGQVYINDGLAYPGEFVTIEVTEAHDYDLVGRVVSRPDPKQRKHTARDSFPLPVHIASQR; from the coding sequence GTGGCAACTCCCGAACCGAAGAGCCTCTACATGATGACCCTCGGCTGCCCGAAGAACAGGGTGGACTCCGAGGTGATGCTGGGCACCCTCAAGCACCGCGGCTACCAGCTGGTGCAGGACCCTGCCGCCGCCGAGGTCATCGTCGTCAACACCTGCGCCTTCATCGGTCCGGCGAAGCAGGAGTCGGTGGACTCCATCCTGGAGATGGCCGAGTTCAAGAAGAGCGGCCACTGCAGCACGCTGGTGGTGACGGGCTGCCTCAGCCAGCGCTACAGCACCGAGCTCGCCAAGGACATGCCGGAGGTCGACCACTTCCTGGGCACCAGCGCCTACGCGCAGATCGGCGACCTGCTCGCGGCCGAGGCCACGCCGCGCCAGGTCATCCCGGATCCCGACTACATCCACGACGCGCACACCCCGCGCGAGAACTCGATGCCGTCGTACACGGCATACCTGAAGGTCTCCGAGGGCTGCGACAACGCCTGCGCCTTCTGCATCATCCCCACGCTGCGCGGCGGCCAGCGCTCGCGCACCGTGGCGGACATCGTGGCGGAGGCCCAGCGCCTCGCCGCCTCCGGCGTGCAGGAGCTGAACCTCGTCGCGCAGGACCTCACGGCGTACGGCCATGACCTGCCCGGCAAGCCGAAGCTTCACGAGCTGCTCAAGGAGCTGGTGAAGGTGGACGTGAAGTGGATCCGCCTCCACTACGCCTACCCGCGCGTGTTCCCGGACGAGCTCATCGAGGTGATGGCCTCGGAGCCGAAGATCGCCAAGTACCTGGACATGCCGCTGCAGCACGCGAGCGACAAGCTGCTGATGGCGATGAAGCGCGGGCGCAACAGCCAGTTCCTCACCGACCTGCTCGCGAAGCTGCGCGCGCGCGTGCCGGGCCTCGTCATGCGCACGTCGATGATCGTGGGCCTGCCCGGCGAGACCGAGGAGGACTTCGAGCTGCTCAAGGAGTTCGTGCGCACGCAGCGCTTCGAGCGCCTGGGCGTGTTCCAGTACTCCGACGAGGAGGGCACCGCGGCGGCCGAGATGGCGGACAAGGTGCCGCAGAAGACCATCGAGCGGCGCTGGCGCGAGGTGATGGCCATCCAGAAGCGCATCAACCGCGAGCAGAACAAGAAGCTGGTGGGCAAGCAGATCGAGGTGCTGGTGGAGGGCCCCAGCCCCGAGAGCGAGCACCTGCTGGTGGGCCGCCACGAGGGCCAGGCGCCGGAGATCGACGGGCAGGTCTACATCAACGACGGCCTCGCCTACCCGGGCGAGTTCGTGACCATCGAGGTCACCGAGGCGCACGACTACGATCTCGTGGGCCGCGTGGTCTCCCGCCCCGACCCGAAGCAGCGCAAGCACACCGCGCGCGACAGCTTCCCGCTGCCCGTGCACATCGCCTCGCAGCGCTGA
- a CDS encoding YajQ family cyclic di-GMP-binding protein, producing the protein MPSFDVVSKIDLAELDNAVNQTKKELSTRYDFQGVQADVVVAPDHTSLTVKANSEERVQAAKEVLLAKLAKRGISLRVLQYEDIEKTGLSNVKQLIKLQQGIPVEKSKELIKVLKESKIKVQASIQADQLRVTGKNRDDLQEAIALFRGQQDVLKLDMQFTNFRD; encoded by the coding sequence ATGCCCTCTTTCGACGTCGTCTCCAAGATCGATCTGGCCGAGCTGGACAACGCGGTGAACCAGACCAAGAAGGAGCTGAGCACCCGCTACGACTTCCAGGGTGTCCAGGCCGACGTGGTCGTCGCCCCGGACCACACCTCGCTCACGGTGAAGGCCAACAGCGAGGAGCGCGTGCAGGCCGCGAAGGAGGTGCTGCTGGCGAAGCTCGCCAAGCGCGGCATCAGCCTGCGGGTGCTGCAGTACGAGGACATCGAGAAGACCGGCCTCTCCAACGTGAAGCAGCTGATCAAGCTGCAGCAGGGCATCCCGGTGGAGAAGAGCAAGGAGCTGATCAAGGTCCTCAAGGAGTCCAAGATCAAGGTGCAGGCCAGCATCCAGGCGGACCAGCTGCGCGTGACGGGCAAGAACCGCGACGACCTGCAGGAGGCCATCGCGCTGTTCCGCGGCCAGCAGGACGTGCTGAAGCTGGACATGCAGTTCACCAACTTCCGCGACTAG
- a CDS encoding ribonuclease J, with amino-acid sequence MLHVIPLGGLGEFGLNALVLACRGESLLIDCGLMFPPESMPGVDIIVPDFTHLTRGGGLQGIVLTHGHEDHVGALPFLLSELAPRKVPVYGTRFTLALVRHRLEEAGIEADLRVIEPRHPFGVGSLFTVEATRVTHTVPDAVGYAVRTPEGTVIHTGDFKLDPDPIDGLKTDLERWGEYGDEGVLCLLSDSTNSEHTHETGSERVVEATLERLLREAPGRVVVATFASNIHRLRHALGSCERLGRKVALAGRSMVRNVEMARELGYITARSDLFINMEDAASLPPKQVAIFTTGSQAEPRSGLVTLATGDGPVRLGPDDLVILSSRPIPGNERGVGALIDQLYWRGCKVAYAALEPGVHVSGHASKPQQQRVLQAVRPKNFVPVHGELRMLVRHLGTARELGMAPEHLLLAKDGDLLAFDEGRGRFAGSVPYGRTLRDRFSRSEVTPEAVTERNRLAETGLLVAAIVVDRSRNVLLAGPQLSGQGLGLDEQVQLGRVAEEAKRIFQELSPSLYGDDALLREELTRAVKRAFKLYTAKRAPVVPLVVKI; translated from the coding sequence ATGCTCCACGTCATCCCGCTCGGCGGCCTCGGAGAGTTCGGCCTCAATGCCCTGGTGCTCGCCTGCCGCGGGGAGTCCCTGCTCATCGACTGCGGGCTGATGTTCCCGCCCGAGTCCATGCCCGGCGTGGACATCATCGTCCCGGACTTCACGCACCTCACCCGCGGCGGCGGCCTGCAAGGCATCGTGCTCACGCACGGGCACGAGGACCACGTGGGCGCCCTGCCCTTCCTCCTCTCGGAGCTCGCGCCGCGCAAGGTGCCCGTCTACGGCACCCGCTTCACGCTCGCGCTGGTGCGCCACCGCCTGGAGGAGGCGGGCATCGAGGCGGACCTTCGCGTCATCGAGCCGCGCCACCCCTTCGGCGTGGGCAGCCTCTTCACCGTCGAGGCCACGCGCGTGACGCACACCGTGCCGGACGCAGTGGGGTACGCGGTGCGCACGCCCGAGGGCACGGTCATCCACACCGGCGACTTCAAGCTGGACCCGGACCCCATCGACGGGCTGAAGACGGACCTCGAGCGCTGGGGCGAGTACGGCGACGAGGGCGTGCTCTGCCTCCTCTCCGACTCGACCAACTCCGAGCACACCCACGAGACGGGCAGCGAGCGCGTGGTGGAGGCCACGCTGGAGCGGCTCTTGCGCGAGGCCCCGGGCCGCGTGGTGGTCGCCACCTTCGCCTCCAACATCCACCGGCTGCGCCACGCGCTCGGCTCGTGCGAGCGGCTGGGGCGCAAAGTGGCGCTCGCGGGGCGCAGCATGGTGCGCAACGTGGAGATGGCGCGCGAGCTCGGCTACATCACCGCGCGCTCGGACCTCTTCATCAACATGGAGGACGCGGCGAGCCTGCCGCCGAAGCAGGTCGCCATCTTCACCACCGGCAGCCAGGCCGAGCCGCGCTCGGGGCTCGTGACGCTGGCCACCGGAGACGGGCCCGTGCGCCTGGGCCCGGATGACCTGGTCATCCTCAGCTCGCGCCCGATTCCCGGCAACGAGCGGGGCGTGGGCGCGCTCATCGACCAGCTCTACTGGCGCGGCTGCAAGGTGGCCTACGCCGCGCTGGAACCCGGCGTGCACGTGTCCGGTCACGCGAGCAAGCCGCAGCAGCAGCGGGTGCTGCAGGCGGTGCGGCCGAAGAACTTCGTCCCGGTGCACGGCGAGCTGCGCATGCTGGTGCGCCACCTGGGCACCGCGCGCGAGCTGGGCATGGCGCCCGAGCACCTGCTGCTCGCCAAGGACGGCGACCTGCTCGCCTTCGACGAGGGCCGCGGCCGCTTCGCCGGCAGCGTCCCCTACGGGCGCACGCTGCGCGACCGCTTCAGCCGCAGCGAGGTGACGCCGGAGGCCGTGACCGAGCGCAACCGGCTCGCCGAGACGGGGCTGCTCGTCGCGGCAATCGTCGTCGACCGCAGCCGCAACGTGCTGCTGGCCGGGCCCCAGCTCTCCGGGCAGGGCCTGGGGCTGGACGAGCAGGTGCAGCTGGGGCGGGTGGCCGAGGAGGCGAAGCGCATCTTCCAGGAGCTCAGCCCCAGCCTCTACGGGGACGACGCGCTCTTGCGCGAGGAGCTCACGCGGGCGGTGAAGCGGGCCTTCAAGCTGTACACGGCCAAGCGCGCGCCGGTGGTGCCACTGGTGGTGAAGATCTGA
- a CDS encoding CBS domain-containing protein, whose protein sequence is MSTRTVAQYMTRSPRTVGPEDTLAEAQRLMRERRIRHLPVLEEGLLRGVLSQRDIYLMETLQGVDPGDVAVSEALRADVPRVSPGAALETVVARMWQEKHGAVAVVEERRLLGIFTRSDALRALVELLSERPSPGVSDDDFPEDLHAGVGLPAP, encoded by the coding sequence ATGAGCACACGCACGGTGGCGCAGTACATGACCCGCAGCCCGCGCACGGTGGGCCCGGAGGACACGCTCGCCGAGGCCCAGCGCCTCATGCGCGAGCGCCGCATCCGCCACCTGCCCGTGCTCGAGGAGGGGCTCCTGCGCGGGGTGCTCTCCCAGCGCGACATCTACCTCATGGAGACGCTGCAGGGCGTGGACCCCGGGGACGTGGCCGTGAGCGAGGCGCTGCGCGCGGACGTGCCCCGCGTGTCGCCGGGCGCCGCGCTGGAGACGGTGGTCGCGCGCATGTGGCAGGAGAAGCACGGCGCGGTGGCGGTGGTGGAGGAGCGCCGCCTGCTGGGCATCTTCACCCGCTCGGACGCCCTGCGAGCGCTCGTGGAGCTGCTCTCGGAGCGCCCCTCGCCGGGCGTCTCCGACGACGACTTCCCCGAAGACCTGCACGCAGGCGTCGGCCTGCCGGCTCCCTGA
- a CDS encoding CBS domain-containing protein, with the protein MAHKQPDFRQGTNPSNPNRGASSDTPRTDEVIGNFQPSATSSQASSGRTEQGFGREDTGRGGGLGRFFRAASERLKGRSFGSSDDERWESRGREGYGDYGRSIREGSYRDDSRSFDDTPSRDERRYGRSGADSDGDVDSSFERSRRTGREVNERETRYTQTPQQELRDIQRRGYPEAGYGTGMREDRGLYSDYGRREGGFESGAYGEGSRMAEGGRDFARRPDGQGYMRTGATGAMGSSMGSATQRGRWQREPLTAQEIMTRNPRTVRRDSPLRDAAQIMKDENVGIVPVVDENLRLVGVLTDRDVVVRAFVDERQPHTLRVSDVMTDDVEAVTPEESIHELIELMGRKQIRRVPVVDREDRLLGIIAMADIANRAEQDEELQAALERISSRRSFWSRSFT; encoded by the coding sequence ATGGCCCACAAGCAGCCGGACTTCCGTCAAGGCACGAACCCCTCCAACCCCAACCGCGGTGCCTCCAGCGACACCCCGCGCACCGACGAGGTGATCGGCAACTTCCAGCCCTCGGCGACCTCGTCGCAGGCCTCGAGCGGACGCACCGAGCAGGGCTTCGGCCGCGAGGACACGGGGCGCGGCGGCGGGCTGGGCCGCTTCTTCCGCGCCGCGAGCGAACGTCTCAAGGGCCGCTCGTTCGGGAGCTCGGACGACGAGCGCTGGGAGTCGCGCGGGCGTGAGGGCTATGGCGACTACGGACGCTCGATCCGCGAGGGCTCCTACCGCGACGACTCGCGCAGCTTCGACGACACCCCGAGCCGCGACGAGCGGCGCTACGGCCGCAGCGGCGCGGACTCCGATGGGGACGTGGACTCGTCCTTCGAGCGCAGCCGCCGGACCGGGCGCGAGGTGAACGAGCGCGAGACGCGCTACACGCAGACGCCCCAGCAGGAGCTGCGCGACATCCAGCGCCGCGGCTACCCGGAGGCGGGCTACGGCACGGGGATGCGCGAGGACCGCGGGCTGTACTCGGACTACGGCCGGCGCGAGGGGGGCTTCGAGAGCGGCGCGTACGGCGAGGGCAGCCGCATGGCCGAGGGCGGCAGGGACTTCGCGCGCCGGCCAGATGGCCAGGGCTACATGCGCACGGGGGCGACGGGGGCGATGGGGTCCTCCATGGGCTCGGCGACCCAGCGCGGGCGCTGGCAGCGCGAGCCGCTCACCGCGCAGGAGATCATGACCCGCAACCCGCGCACGGTGCGCCGCGACAGCCCGCTGCGCGATGCGGCGCAGATCATGAAGGACGAGAACGTGGGCATCGTGCCGGTGGTGGACGAGAACCTGCGCCTGGTGGGTGTGCTCACCGACCGCGACGTGGTGGTGCGCGCCTTCGTGGACGAGCGCCAGCCCCACACCCTGCGCGTGTCCGACGTGATGACGGACGACGTGGAGGCGGTGACGCCGGAGGAGAGCATCCACGAGCTCATCGAGCTGATGGGCCGCAAGCAGATCCGCCGCGTGCCGGTGGTGGACCGCGAGGACCGGCTGCTGGGCATCATCGCCATGGCGGACATCGCGAACCGGGCGGAGCAGGACGAGGAGCTGCAGGCCGCGCTCGAGCGCATCTCCTCGCGCCGCTCCTTCTGGAGCCGCTCGTTCACCTAG